Below is a window of Micromonospora chersina DNA.
CGAAGGCCGGCACGAGCGGCGCGCCCTGGCCGCCGGCCGCCACGTCCGCCGACCGAAGGTCGTGCAACACGGGTACGCCCACCCGGGCGGCCACCCGCGCCGGCGCGCCGAGTTGGAGGGTGCCCCGCACCCGGCCCGCCTCGACCCAGTGGAAGACCGTCTGCCCGGGCGAGACCACCGCGTCGACCGTGCCACCGGCCAGCTCGACGCCGGCCGCCGCCGCCTCGGCGAAGACCTCCCCGAGGCGGTTGTCCAGCCGGCAGACCGCCTCGATGGTGGTGGCCGCCGGGGGCAGCAGCGCGCCGATCTCGGCCCGCAGGTCGTCGGGGTAGTGGAGGCTGCGGTGCCCGAGCGGCCGCAGCGTCAGCGTCTCCCCGTCCCGGGTGAACTCGGCAGCCACCACGTCCACCCCGTCGTACGAGGTGCCCGACATCAGCCCGACGATCTTCATCGGGCCAGGCTAGTCACCTCGCAGGGGGCAGGAACAGCCCGACCAGCTCGACGTGCTGGGTCATCGGGAACAGGTCGAAGCCGCGCAACGCGGCGAGCCGCCAGCCGGCCCCCGTGAAGGTGCGCACGTCCCGGGCGAAGGCGGCCGGGTCGCAGGCCACGTACGCGACCGCGCGCGGGCCGGCGGCCACGATGTCCCGCACCACCGGGGCGCCCGCGCCGGAGCGTGGCGGGTCGAGCACCACGAGGTCGACGGGGCCGGTGACCCGGCGGCGGGCCAGCGCGGTCTCCACGCGGGCGGCGACCACCTCGACCCGGGGCAGGTCGGCCAGGTTGGCCCGGGCCGCGTCCACCCCGTCCTGGCTCGACTCGACGAGGGTGACGCGGGCGTCCCGGACCCGGCCGGCCAGGGCCGCGGCGAACAGGCCGGCGCCGCCGTAGAGGTCCCAGGCGGTCTCGCCGGGGCGGGGGTCGAGCAGGTCGAGGACCGCCCCGACGAGGGTGTCCGCGGCGGCCGGGTGCACCTGCCAGAAGCCGGACGCGGGCAGCGTCCAGTCGCGGCCGGCGGCCACCTCGCGGACCTCCGCCGGGCCGCTGACCGGGGTGGGCGCCCCCTCGGCGAAGGCGACCACGCTGACGTCGCCGCCGGTGGAGCCGACCGTCTCGATGGCGTCCGCCTCGGGCCAGCGGGTCCCGCTGGGGGTCAGCACGGGCAGGTCCTGGATGGCCGGGTGGGCGATCAGGCAGCGGTCGATCGGCACGACCTCGTGGGAGCGGTGCTTGAGCAGGCCGGCCCGGCCGGCGGCGTCGACCGCGTAGCGGACCCGGGAGCGCCAGCCCAGCGGCCCGCCGGGCAGCGGCTCGACCCGGACGCCGAGCGCGTCGATCTGGTCGTCGGTGAGCCCGCCCAGCCGGGTGAGCTGCTCGCGCACCACGGCGGCCTTCCAGTGGAGCTGGGCGGCCGGGGTGACGTGCTGGAGGTCGCAGCCGCCGCACCGGCCCGGCTTCGCGTACGGGCAGGGCGGCTCGACCCGGTCCGCCGACGCGGTCAGGACCTCCACGGCGTCGGCGCGGGCGAAGCCCCGGTGCAGCTCGGTCACCTCGGCCACCACCCGCTCGCCGGGCAGCGCGTGCCGGACGAAGACCACCTGGCCGTCGACCCGGGCCACGCAGTGCCCGCCCGGTGCGACCGCGTCCACGGTCAGCTCGACCCGCTGCGCCTCCTCCAGCCCGGTGCGGTCGGGCGCGGTCACGGGCGGTCCCCCTGGCCGCTCTCGCCGGGCGGCGCGGAGACCACCGGCGGGACGGTGGGCGGCAGGGTGCTGCGCGGCGCCACCCGGGGGCCGCGCGCCGGGCCGCGGGTGAGCGTGGCGTCCAGCCGGTCCAGGTTCTTGCTGGCGGTCGAGGCGAGCTGCCAGGGCACGCTGGTGACCATCACGCCCGGCTCGAACAGCAGCCGCCCCTTGAGCCGGAGGGCGCTCTGGTTGTGCAGCAGGTTCTCCCACCAGCGGCCCACCACGTACTCGGGGATGAAGACCGTGACCACGTCGCGGGGCGACTCCCGGCGGGTCGACGCCACGAAGTTGAGGATCGGCCGGGTGATCTCCCGGTACGGGGAGTCGATCACGGTCAGCGGTACCGGCAGCTCGCGCCGCTCCCAGTCGGCCTGGAGGTCCCGGGTGTCCTTGTCGTCGACGTTGACCGTGACCGCGGTGAGCGTGTCCGGCCGGGTCGCCCGGGCGTACGCGATGGCCCGCAGGGTGGGCTGGTGCAGCTTGCTGACCAGGACGATGGCGTGGTTGCGGGCGGGCAGCACGGCGCGCTGCTCGGTCGGCTCCAGCTCCGCGGCGACCCGGTCGTAGTGCCGGTGGATGGCCAGCATGACCAGGTAGATCACCGCCATGGCGGCGATCGCGATCCAGGCGCCCAGCAGGAACTTGGTGAGCAGCACGATGACGAGCACCACGCCGGTCATCGCCATGCCGAAGGTGTTGATCGCCCGGGAGCGGATCATCCGGCGCCGCGCCTCCGGGTCCCGCTCGGTGCGCAGGTGCCGGTTCCAGTGCCGGATCATGCCGGCCTGGGAGAGGGTGAACGAGACGAACACCCCGACGATGTAGAGCTGGATGAGCCGGGTCACCTCGGCCTGGAAGCCGATGATCAGCACCACCGCGGAGACGGCCAGGAAGACGATGCCGTTCGAGAAGGCCAGCCGGTCGCCCCGGGTGTGGAACTGGCGGGGCAGGTAGCGGTCCTGGGCCAGGATCGACCCGAGCACCGGGAAGCCGTTGAAGGCGGTGTTCGCGGCCAGGAACAGGATCAGCGCGGTCATGCCGGCCACCACGTAGAGCAGCACCGAGCCGTCGCCGAACACGGTCTGGCCGAGCTGGGTGGTGACGGTCTTCTGCACGTACCCGTCGGGCCCGGAGATGATCTGCGACGGGTCCTCGACGAACTGGAGGCCGGTCTTGCGCGCCAGCAGGATGATGCCGACCAGCATGCTGACCGCGATGGTGCCGAGCAGCAGCAGGGTGGTCGCCGCGTTCTTCGACTTCGGGGTCTTGAACGCGGGCACGCCGTTGGAGATCGCCTCGACGCCGGTGAGCGCCGCGCAGCCGGAGGAGAAGGTGCGCAGCAGCAGGAAGATCAACGCGAAGCCGGTCACGCTGTGCTCGGCGTGGATCACCAAGCCGGCGCTCGGCGCCCGGAGGTCCTCACCGAGGATGAAGATCCGGACCACCCCGGTCAGCAGCATGCCGCCGATGACGATCACGAAGCCGTAGGTGGGGATGGCGAACGCGGTGCCCGACTCGCGCAGGCCGCGCAGGTTCATGGCGGTGAGCAGCACCACCGCGCTGACCGCGATGAGCACCTTGTGGGTGGCCACGAACGGCACCACCGAGCCGAGGTTCGCCACGCCCGAGGAGACCGACACCGCCACGGTCAGCACGTAGTCGACGAGCAGCGCGCTGGCCACCGCGAGCCCGGCCCGCGGCCCGAGGTTGACCGTGGCCACCTCGTAGTCGCCGCCGCCGGAGGGGTAGGCGTGCACGTTCTGCCGGTAGCTGGCCACCACGGTGAGCATCACCACGACGACCGCGAGCGCGATCCACGGGGAGAACAGGAAGGCCGACGCGCCCGCGATGGACAGCGTCAGCAGGATCTCGTCCGGGGCGTAGGCGACGCTGGAGAGCGCGTCGGAGGCGAAGACCGGCAGCGCGATGCGCTTCGGCAGGAGGGTGTGCTGGAGGCGGTCGGACCGGAACGGTCGACCGACGAGGAGTCGCTTCAGCAGCGAGGTGGGTCTGGCCACAACCGCCAAGAGTACGACCACCCGCGCACGGGTGGTGGGGGTGCCTGATCACCCCGCTCGCGACCGCGCGGTACGGTCGGTCCCCCGCCGGGCGCGGGGACGTGGCAGGCTCGCAGACGACGGGTCAGCGGGCGGCACCGTGGGAGGAGCGGACACCGTGCATGTCGTGATCATGGGCTGCGGCCGGGTCGGGTCGACCCTGGCCCAGAGCCTGGAGTCCCGGGGGCACTCGGTGGCGGTGATCGACCAGGACGCGGACGCGTTCCGCCGTCTCGGGCCGGACTTCGCCGGCATCACGGTCACCGGCGCCGGATTCGACGGCGAGGTGCTGCGCCAGGCCGGCATCGAGCGCGCCGACGCCTTCGCCGCGGTCTCCAGCGGCGACAACTCGAACATCATCTCGGCCCGGCTGGCCCGGGAGACCTTCGGCGTGTCCCGGGTGGCCGCCCGGATCTACGACCAGCGCCGCGCCCAGGTCTACGAGCGCCTCGGCATCCCCACCGTCGCCACGGTGCGGTGGACGGCCGAGCGGATGCTGCGCCACCTGGTCCCCGAGGGCAACGTGGAGATCTTCCGCGACCCGACCAGCACCGTCTCGATCATCGAGGTGCCGGTGCACAAGGACTGGATCGGCCGGTCGCTGCGGCACCTCGAGGAGGCCGCCGGCGCCCGGGTGGCCTACCTGATCCGGTTCGGGATCGGCACCCTGCCGACCGCCTCCACGGTGGTGCAGGAGGGCGACCAGGTCTTCATGCTGGTGACCGACGACATCGCCGCCTCGGTCACCTCGGTGGCGTCCGTGGCGCCCGAAGGGGGGCAGTGAGCCATGCGTATCGCCATCGCCGGCGCGGGCAACGTGGGCCGGTCGATCGCCCAGGAGCTGATCGACAACGGCCACCAGGTGATGCTGATCGAGCGGCAGCCCAAGATGCTCCGGCCCGACCGGGTGCCGGCCGCCGACTGGGTGCTCGCCGACGCCTGCGAGCTGGCCAGCCTGGAGGAGGCCAACCTGGCCGGCTGCGAGGTGGTCGTCGCGGCCACCGGCGACGACAAGGTCAACCTGGTCGTGTCGCTGCTGGCCAAGACCGAGTTCGCGGTGCCCCGGGTGGTGGCCCGGGTCAACCGGGCGGAGAACGAGTGGCTCTTCACCGAGCAGTGGGGCGTGGACGTCGCGGTGAGCAAGCCGCGGGTCATGGCCGCGCTGGTCGAGGAGGCGGTCACCGTCGGCGACCTGGTCCGGCTCATGACCTTCCGGCAGGGCGAGGCGAACCTCGTCGAGATCACCCTGCCGCCGACCGCGCCCTACGTCGGGCAGCCGATCCACGCCGTGCCGCTGCCCCGGGACGCCGCGCTCGTGGCGATCCTGCGCGGCAAGCGGGTGCTGGTGCCCAGCCCGGACGACCCGATCGAGGCCGGCGACGAGCTGATCTTCGTGTGCACGGCGGCCGTGGAGGACGAGGTGCGGGCGGTGATCCTCGGCCCGGACAGCGTCGGGCGCAACCGCGAACGCCCCTGACGTGGTGGCGCCGGGGGCTCAGGCCCCCGGCAGCGGCGTCGGCGCGGGCTCCCGGGTGACCCGGCGCACCACCCAGACGGTGATCAGCAGCAGCAGGGCGTACGGCGGGTAGCCCAGGGCGAGCCGGGCCACGCCCAGCGCGGTGTCCTGGTGGGCAAGGTAGAGCCCGGCCTGCACGCCGACCTTGGCCAGCCACACCACGCCCCAGAGCACGGTGAGCTGGGTGAACGTGCGCACCAGCTTCGGGTCGTCGCGCCACTCGGACCGGCCCTTGGCCACCAGCACCGACCAGATCCAGCCGACCAGCGGCTGCTTGATGGCCGCCGAGAGCAGCAGGGCCAGGCCGTAGCCGATGCCGTAGAGGATGCCGGGAAGGTAGAAGTCGCGCTCGTCGCCGGTGCGCCAGGCGATGGCCGCGCCGATGGCGATGCCGACCAGGCCGTTGACCGCGTGCCGCACCGGCCGGCGCTGGGCCAGCCGCAGCCCGGCGATCAGCAGCGCCACCGCCACCGAGGCGATCACGGCCGGGCGCAGGTCGCCCACCACGTTGGCGATCACGAAGACCACCACGGGGATGCTCGACTCGACCAGACCCCGCCAGCCGCCGAGCTGGTCGGCCATCTGCTCGGCCATGCTGGGCAGCCGCTCGTCCTCCGGCCCGAGTTCCGGCTCGGTGTGCTGTCCGGTCGTCACTTCGGCGACTCCAGCTCGTAGTACGGGTTGTAGATCACCTTGCGGTCGTCCCGTACGGCCACCCGGCCGCGGGCGGTGAGGTGCCGGCCCGGCTCGATGCCGTCGATGTGCCGCCGGCCCAGCCAGACCAGGGTGACCACGTCGCTGCCGTCGTAGAGGTCGGCCTCCAGCGTGGGCAGGTTGGTCCGGGGCGTGTAGACCACCGTGCGCAGCCGCCCGGTGACCGAGACCACCTGGCCGCGCGTGCACTGGCGGGCCGGCATGCCGCCGCACTCGGCGCTCTCCCGTTGCAGCTCCTGCGCCTCGATCTCGGCCTCGCTCGCGGTGAGCCGTTGCAGGAACCGCCGCAGCGACACCCGGCTCTCGTCGGTCGTCATGACCTCCGCGTCACCCTCTCCACGCCCGCCGGCTCCCGCCGGCTCTGGGTAGGCCCCGGATTGCCGGAACCGTTCCGCCAGCGTACGCCGAACCGGCCCGGCGGCGGGACCGGCGTCGGAGGGCGTACCTCCGGGGGCCGGACACGCGACGGGCCCGGCGTCGTCGACGTCACGCCGACTCCGACCGGGCCCGGATCGCGGTGCTCGGAACTCAGGCCTCCCGCTGCTGCGGCGCGCCCTCCTGGCCGGCCTGCTGCTCGGCCACCTCGCGGGGCAGCCGCAGCGGCAGCGGCTCGCGGACCGGCTTGGCCTCCTGGCCGCGGTCGACGACCAGGCCGTCGAGGCAGGCCGCGAGGGGGCCGGCGGCGACCGGGTTGGTGGCGGCCTCACCCTGGTAGACCCCGCGGACCATCCAGCGCGGCCCGTCGATTCCGACGAAGCGCAGGTCGGTGATGCCGTCCGGGGTCCGGACGCGGGCGCGCAGCTCGGTGCCGTACTCCCCCTGGACCTCCTGGGCGGCGGCGCCGTCGTTGAACAGCGACTGCCGGATCTCCTCGCGCACCTCGTCCCAGATGCCCTCGGACCGGGGTGCGGCGAAGACGCCGAGCTGGAGGGCGTTCTGGCCGTGCACCAGGACGACCTGCTGGATCACGCCCTGCGGGTCGGCCTGCACCCGCACCTCGACCTCCGGCACCGCCGGGATCTGCAGGCTGCCCAGGTCGAGCCGGGGCGCGTCGGGCGCCTCGGACACGTCGTACGGGCCGCGGGCCGGCGGCTGCGGGGTCTCCTCGGTGTCGAGGACCCCGGCGTCCCGCTCGTCGCGCGCGTGCCGCGCGCCCTCGGCCCGCTTACGGGAGAAGATCACTGCGCCCACCCTCCGCTGTTCGCACTCACCCTGCCACCTCTTCCGTCTGCCCGCCCGCCGGAGCGGGGACCAGCCCGGCGTGCCCGCCGGTGGAGCCGTGCCCGCCGGTCCCGCGCCGGGACGCGGGCAGCTCGACCACCGGCTGGAACTCGGCCCGGGCGACCCGCTGGACCACGAGCTGCGCGATCCGGTCGCCGCGGCTGATCTTCGCCGGCGTCTCCCGATCATGATTGATCAGGTTGACCAGGATCTCACCCCGGTAGCCGGCGTCGACCGTACCGGGCGCGTTGAGCACCGTCACACCGAGCCTGGCCGCCAGCCCCGATCGGGGGTGCACCAGGCCGACGTACCCCTCCGGCAGCGCCACGGCCACGCCGGTCGGCACCAGGGCCCGCCCGCCGGGCGGCAGCTCCACGTCCGCGGCGGCCACCAGGTCCGCGCCGGCGTCGCCGGGATGGGCGTACGCCGGGAGCGGCAGCTCCGGGTCGAGCTGCCGTACGGGCACGGGTACGACGTCTGTCACGGTCATCCTCTTCCGTCCGGTCCTTGCGGGGGTGACCCTGCCATCCTGCCGGTTCGCCGGCCACCGGCGCGCCGTACCCTCGGACTGTGCGTCAGTCGTCATCCTCGACCGCCCCCGTGGCCGCCACCGCCGGATACGCGGAGCGCCTCGGGCTGCCCTGGTGGGCCTGGCCGGCCGGCCTGGCCGTCGCCGGGCTGCTCGCCGCCGAGCTGTGGATGGGCGCGAGCGGTGTCCGGGCCTGGCTGCCGTTCGTGCTGCTGCTTCCCGCGGCGGCGGCCACGCTCTGGTGGCTGGGCCGGATCCGGGTCACCGTCCAGGGCGGCGAGCTGCGGGTCGACGACGCCCGCCTCCCGGTGCGCTTCGTCGCCGACGCGGTGCCGCTGGACGCGGCCGGCCGGCGTGAGGTGCTCGGCGTCGGCTCCGACCCGCTCGCCTTCGTGGTGCAGCGCCCCTGGGTCGGCGGCGCGGTGCAGGTGGTGCTGGACGATCCCGACGACCCGACCCCGTTCTGGGTGGTCAGCACCCGCCACCCGGTCGAGCTGGCCACGGCCCTGCTCGCCGCCCGCGACGCCGCCTGACCGGCCCGGCGGTCCGCCGCGTCAGGGCTGCTTGCCGGGCAGCGCGCGGGCCTGGTGGCGGAGGTCCTTGCGGAGCTGGTCGCCGAGGGTGCGGGTGGCCCGCCGGTTGAGGTAGCCGGCCACGGCGGCGCCGGTCAGGAACGGGCCGAGCGTGGTGAGGTTGCGGCCGAAGCGGCGCAGCAGGCTGTCGCGCAGCTCGCGGCGGGCGGCGGTGCCCAGCACCGCGCTGACCCCCACGCCCGGCATCATCGGGTTGACCCCGCGCTGGGTGGCCCAGGACTGCACCAGCGACACGGCCCGCTGCGCGCCCCCGGCGGGCAGCGGCACCCGGTGCACCTCGTGCAGCTCGCCGATCAGCTTCAGCTCGATCGCCACCACGGCGACCGTCTCGGCGGCCAGCAGCACCGGGGCGGAGAGCAGGGTCGGGGTGACCGCCCACTCGACCGCGGCGACCCCGCCGCCGGCCGCGCCGACGCCGGCGGTGGCCCGGGCCGCGTTGCGGATGAGCCGGTCGGCGAGGGCGTCGTCGTCCAGGCCGGGGAAGTGCTTGCGGAGCGTGGCCCGGTCGCGGATCGGCACGCGCGGGGCGATCTCGGCGACGGTGTCGGCCATCCAGCGGATCGCGGCCTTCGGCTTGTACAGGTCGGTGATGCCGCGGGCACGGGCCTGGCCGACCAGCCGGGTGAGCAGCTGCCGGCGGCGGGCCACGGGCAGGTCGTCCGCGGTCAGCGCGGCGACGGTCGCGCCGAGCTCCTCGGCGTCCGTGCCGGGCCGGCCGGCGTCCGTCGTGGGCGGCGCCGGCTCGGCGGAGGCTTCCGCGGGTGGTGTCCCCCCGGTCGACCGGCCCCCGTCGGCGTCCGGCCCGTCGGCCCGCTCGCTGCGCTCGCTCACCCGTCCGCCCTCCTGCTCCCCGCGGCGTGACAGCCGCCGGTACGAGTCAAGCAGCTTCCCGCCACCGGCGCACGGCGGCTCGATAAGCGGCGGCCCCGTCGAGGAGGCCGCCGCCGGTGTCTCGCGTCGGGGTCAGACGCACTCGCGGCAGATCAGCTCGCCGTTGCGCTCGACCGCCAGCTGGCTGCGGTGGTGGACCAGGAAGCAGCGGGCGCATCGGAACTCGTCCTGCTGCATCGGTAGCACCTTGACCGTGAGCTCCTCGTCGGCCAGGTCGGCGCC
It encodes the following:
- a CDS encoding class I SAM-dependent RNA methyltransferase, producing the protein MTAPDRTGLEEAQRVELTVDAVAPGGHCVARVDGQVVFVRHALPGERVVAEVTELHRGFARADAVEVLTASADRVEPPCPYAKPGRCGGCDLQHVTPAAQLHWKAAVVREQLTRLGGLTDDQIDALGVRVEPLPGGPLGWRSRVRYAVDAAGRAGLLKHRSHEVVPIDRCLIAHPAIQDLPVLTPSGTRWPEADAIETVGSTGGDVSVVAFAEGAPTPVSGPAEVREVAAGRDWTLPASGFWQVHPAAADTLVGAVLDLLDPRPGETAWDLYGGAGLFAAALAGRVRDARVTLVESSQDGVDAARANLADLPRVEVVAARVETALARRRVTGPVDLVVLDPPRSGAGAPVVRDIVAAGPRAVAYVACDPAAFARDVRTFTGAGWRLAALRGFDLFPMTQHVELVGLFLPPAR
- a CDS encoding APC family permease, giving the protein MARPTSLLKRLLVGRPFRSDRLQHTLLPKRIALPVFASDALSSVAYAPDEILLTLSIAGASAFLFSPWIALAVVVVMLTVVASYRQNVHAYPSGGGDYEVATVNLGPRAGLAVASALLVDYVLTVAVSVSSGVANLGSVVPFVATHKVLIAVSAVVLLTAMNLRGLRESGTAFAIPTYGFVIVIGGMLLTGVVRIFILGEDLRAPSAGLVIHAEHSVTGFALIFLLLRTFSSGCAALTGVEAISNGVPAFKTPKSKNAATTLLLLGTIAVSMLVGIILLARKTGLQFVEDPSQIISGPDGYVQKTVTTQLGQTVFGDGSVLLYVVAGMTALILFLAANTAFNGFPVLGSILAQDRYLPRQFHTRGDRLAFSNGIVFLAVSAVVLIIGFQAEVTRLIQLYIVGVFVSFTLSQAGMIRHWNRHLRTERDPEARRRMIRSRAINTFGMAMTGVVLVIVLLTKFLLGAWIAIAAMAVIYLVMLAIHRHYDRVAAELEPTEQRAVLPARNHAIVLVSKLHQPTLRAIAYARATRPDTLTAVTVNVDDKDTRDLQADWERRELPVPLTVIDSPYREITRPILNFVASTRRESPRDVVTVFIPEYVVGRWWENLLHNQSALRLKGRLLFEPGVMVTSVPWQLASTASKNLDRLDATLTRGPARGPRVAPRSTLPPTVPPVVSAPPGESGQGDRP
- a CDS encoding potassium channel family protein; the protein is MHVVIMGCGRVGSTLAQSLESRGHSVAVIDQDADAFRRLGPDFAGITVTGAGFDGEVLRQAGIERADAFAAVSSGDNSNIISARLARETFGVSRVAARIYDQRRAQVYERLGIPTVATVRWTAERMLRHLVPEGNVEIFRDPTSTVSIIEVPVHKDWIGRSLRHLEEAAGARVAYLIRFGIGTLPTASTVVQEGDQVFMLVTDDIAASVTSVASVAPEGGQ
- a CDS encoding potassium channel family protein, which codes for MRIAIAGAGNVGRSIAQELIDNGHQVMLIERQPKMLRPDRVPAADWVLADACELASLEEANLAGCEVVVAATGDDKVNLVVSLLAKTEFAVPRVVARVNRAENEWLFTEQWGVDVAVSKPRVMAALVEEAVTVGDLVRLMTFRQGEANLVEITLPPTAPYVGQPIHAVPLPRDAALVAILRGKRVLVPSPDDPIEAGDELIFVCTAAVEDEVRAVILGPDSVGRNRERP
- a CDS encoding DUF3159 domain-containing protein, coding for MTTGQHTEPELGPEDERLPSMAEQMADQLGGWRGLVESSIPVVVFVIANVVGDLRPAVIASVAVALLIAGLRLAQRRPVRHAVNGLVGIAIGAAIAWRTGDERDFYLPGILYGIGYGLALLLSAAIKQPLVGWIWSVLVAKGRSEWRDDPKLVRTFTQLTVLWGVVWLAKVGVQAGLYLAHQDTALGVARLALGYPPYALLLLITVWVVRRVTREPAPTPLPGA
- a CDS encoding OB-fold nucleic acid binding domain-containing protein, coding for MTTDESRVSLRRFLQRLTASEAEIEAQELQRESAECGGMPARQCTRGQVVSVTGRLRTVVYTPRTNLPTLEADLYDGSDVVTLVWLGRRHIDGIEPGRHLTARGRVAVRDDRKVIYNPYYELESPK
- a CDS encoding DUF3710 domain-containing protein, coding for MIFSRKRAEGARHARDERDAGVLDTEETPQPPARGPYDVSEAPDAPRLDLGSLQIPAVPEVEVRVQADPQGVIQQVVLVHGQNALQLGVFAAPRSEGIWDEVREEIRQSLFNDGAAAQEVQGEYGTELRARVRTPDGITDLRFVGIDGPRWMVRGVYQGEAATNPVAAGPLAACLDGLVVDRGQEAKPVREPLPLRLPREVAEQQAGQEGAPQQREA
- the dut gene encoding dUTP diphosphatase, which encodes MTDVVPVPVRQLDPELPLPAYAHPGDAGADLVAAADVELPPGGRALVPTGVAVALPEGYVGLVHPRSGLAARLGVTVLNAPGTVDAGYRGEILVNLINHDRETPAKISRGDRIAQLVVQRVARAEFQPVVELPASRRGTGGHGSTGGHAGLVPAPAGGQTEEVAG
- a CDS encoding DUF3093 domain-containing protein, coding for MRQSSSSTAPVAATAGYAERLGLPWWAWPAGLAVAGLLAAELWMGASGVRAWLPFVLLLPAAAATLWWLGRIRVTVQGGELRVDDARLPVRFVADAVPLDAAGRREVLGVGSDPLAFVVQRPWVGGAVQVVLDDPDDPTPFWVVSTRHPVELATALLAARDAA
- a CDS encoding DUF4193 domain-containing protein, whose product is MATDYDAPRRDEVDLGEDSLEELKARRVDTQSGAVDVDEAEVAESFELPGADLADEELTVKVLPMQQDEFRCARCFLVHHRSQLAVERNGELICRECV